Proteins found in one Brevibacillus brevis genomic segment:
- a CDS encoding LysR family transcriptional regulator: MELRNLKTFQVVAEHLNLTKAAEQLGYSQPTITLQIQALERELGHPLLNRVGKRTFLTPAGKIVKQHTDQLFYVLQHMAEGLNYLDMPVGPLVVAAPEFYCIQYMPQILKAYVETHPQVNLQVISCTSQETLKKIQAHEADIGIIAGTTSHPGIHSSVVDLEQFTLIASPDLMKDKTLADALVTFPFLSYQEGCNLDEFITQCLLELNYIPPSVIKCSSEETIKRSVLNQTGIALLSTVLVEKELRTGELIELYRFSKKAEASLVCLGRRREEPAIQTFMELVKDIWLSVREE; this comes from the coding sequence ATGGAGTTACGCAATCTGAAGACATTTCAGGTCGTTGCCGAGCATTTGAACTTGACGAAGGCTGCAGAGCAACTCGGATACAGCCAGCCTACGATTACTCTCCAGATTCAAGCATTGGAGCGGGAATTGGGACATCCTTTGCTCAATCGGGTAGGCAAGCGCACGTTTTTGACACCGGCCGGAAAAATAGTGAAACAGCATACGGATCAGCTTTTCTACGTTCTCCAGCACATGGCGGAGGGACTTAATTACTTAGACATGCCTGTAGGACCGCTGGTCGTGGCGGCCCCGGAGTTTTATTGCATCCAATACATGCCTCAAATTCTGAAAGCATATGTGGAGACACACCCACAGGTCAATCTACAGGTGATTTCATGCACCAGTCAGGAGACCTTGAAAAAAATCCAAGCCCACGAGGCGGATATTGGGATCATTGCGGGCACCACCTCGCACCCAGGTATTCATTCCAGTGTCGTGGACTTAGAACAATTCACTTTGATTGCTTCTCCTGATTTGATGAAGGACAAAACTCTGGCAGATGCACTCGTGACCTTTCCTTTTTTGTCCTATCAGGAGGGGTGCAATCTCGATGAATTTATTACCCAATGCCTGTTGGAGTTAAACTACATCCCACCTTCTGTCATTAAATGTAGCAGCGAAGAAACGATCAAACGGTCAGTCCTGAATCAAACAGGCATAGCCCTGCTCAGTACGGTTTTAGTGGAAAAAGAACTTCGTACAGGAGAACTAATTGAGCTGTACCGCTTTTCCAAGAAAGCAGAAGCATCACTGGTCTGTCTGGGGCGCCGAAGAGAAGAACCCGCAATCCAAACCTTCATGGAGCTCGTCAAAGACATCTGGTTATCCGTAAGAGAAGAGTAG
- a CDS encoding NADAR family protein, producing MAHIHDVQTLIKESQKTRVKYLFFWGHTQKESGTIDKSCFSQWYPAAFVEDGITYLTAEHYMMAKKAELFGDLAIRDEILKKSHPKQAKDLGRKVYSFDEAVWNANKTAIVRQANLLKFSQHADLKAYLLETGDRIIVEASPYDRIWGIGMAQDHPHAEQPEKWRGENLLGFALMAVREQLRS from the coding sequence ATGGCGCACATACATGACGTCCAAACCTTAATCAAAGAATCACAAAAGACCAGAGTGAAATACTTGTTCTTTTGGGGACATACACAGAAGGAGTCTGGCACGATCGATAAATCTTGCTTCAGCCAATGGTATCCGGCCGCATTTGTAGAGGACGGTATCACGTACCTGACCGCTGAGCATTACATGATGGCGAAAAAGGCTGAGCTGTTCGGCGATCTTGCCATCCGTGATGAAATACTCAAGAAAAGCCATCCAAAACAAGCGAAGGATTTGGGACGAAAGGTTTATTCCTTTGACGAGGCTGTGTGGAATGCGAACAAGACGGCGATTGTACGTCAGGCAAACCTGTTAAAATTCAGCCAGCATGCCGATTTGAAAGCATACCTCTTGGAAACAGGTGACCGTATTATTGTCGAAGCGAGTCCTTATGATCGGATATGGGGAATCGGGATGGCCCAAGATCATCCGCATGCGGAACAGCCCGAGAAATGGCGGGGAGAAAATTTGCTCGGTTTTGCATTGATGGCAGTCAGGGAGCAGTTGCGTTCGTGA
- a CDS encoding IclR family transcriptional regulator, producing the protein MVQSVERAMKIIRVLISDEKHAWPISELASATGLPISTLHRFLESMIQFGLVEQDPVTKHYKPGYTWMEIGFILHEKLNLRAVAKPFMEELANEVEESIFLNVLAGTDSMPIEKVESPLKIRIDENLGERIPLTIGAPSKIILAYLKQDAITKVVSAQLARDKQPSFLEQLSEAKKSGYAISYEEKTEGTMAVAAPIIGYGNQLVGALSINAPCFRVTEDRLPQLIEKVKRQAATISARIGGA; encoded by the coding sequence ATGGTTCAATCAGTCGAACGGGCGATGAAAATTATTCGGGTACTGATTTCAGACGAAAAACATGCTTGGCCGATTTCGGAGCTGGCGAGCGCAACAGGTCTTCCAATCAGTACGCTCCACCGTTTTCTCGAATCCATGATCCAGTTCGGATTGGTTGAGCAGGATCCAGTCACCAAGCATTACAAACCGGGATATACGTGGATGGAAATCGGTTTTATCCTGCATGAAAAGCTGAACCTGCGGGCTGTGGCGAAACCTTTCATGGAGGAGCTGGCGAATGAAGTCGAGGAGAGTATCTTCCTCAACGTATTGGCGGGGACGGATTCGATGCCGATCGAAAAAGTAGAAAGTCCACTGAAGATACGCATCGACGAGAACCTGGGGGAGCGGATACCTCTCACAATCGGCGCCCCCAGTAAAATCATTCTCGCGTATTTGAAACAGGATGCGATTACAAAAGTCGTTTCCGCCCAGCTTGCCCGAGACAAGCAGCCGTCATTTTTGGAGCAGCTGAGTGAAGCCAAGAAAAGTGGCTATGCGATCAGCTACGAGGAGAAGACGGAAGGCACCATGGCAGTTGCCGCACCGATCATCGGCTACGGAAATCAACTCGTCGGAGCGCTCTCGATCAATGCTCCGTGCTTTCGGGTGACAGAAGATCGATTGCCCCAACTCATCGAAAAAGTGAAGCGTCAGGCTGCGACGATTTCGGCAAGAATCGGCGGAGCATAA
- a CDS encoding DUF1963 domain-containing protein: protein MFSYVSWGDSGVGNFFVRREDLLRRDFSKASYTWDCL, encoded by the coding sequence ATTTTCAGCTATGTCTCGTGGGGAGATAGCGGAGTGGGCAACTTCTTCGTTCGCAGGGAGGATCTGCTTCGTCGGGATTTTTCAAAGGCTTCGTATACATGGGATTGTTTATAA
- a CDS encoding aminotransferase produces MRIAPFKVEEWMNAYEMEAVYNIAETCVDSLTVEELIRLSDEPEDFFREMAQKKLTYGHIEGSPEFRILVASMYQTMKPENILAMNGAIGANFLTLFSLVAPGDEVITVHPTYQQIYSVPESFGAQVKLLRLLPENDFLPDLDELRSLVTDKTKLICINNPNNPSGALMGEGLLREIVEIARSVDAYLLCDEVYRNLHQDPEVVVPSIVDLYEKGIATSSMSKVFSLAGLRLGWIAAPQDVIKSCFTHRDYTTISCGMLDDMLAVHALKNRDKIMERSLKIVRDNLQILDEWVAKEPLVSYVKPQAGTTAMLKYELDIPSETFCIDLFKTTGAFLTPGSCFDMEGWVRIGYACSTEVLKVGLAKVSEFLESRK; encoded by the coding sequence ATGAGAATTGCACCTTTTAAAGTAGAAGAATGGATGAACGCTTACGAGATGGAGGCAGTTTACAATATTGCCGAAACATGCGTTGATTCACTGACGGTAGAAGAGTTGATTCGCCTTTCCGATGAGCCGGAGGATTTTTTCCGCGAGATGGCCCAGAAGAAGCTGACATACGGACATATCGAGGGTTCACCGGAATTCCGCATCCTCGTCGCGAGTATGTATCAAACGATGAAGCCCGAGAACATTTTGGCGATGAACGGGGCGATTGGAGCGAATTTTCTTACCTTGTTCTCGCTCGTTGCGCCTGGTGACGAAGTCATTACCGTTCATCCGACCTATCAGCAAATTTATTCGGTACCGGAGTCATTCGGAGCGCAGGTCAAGCTGCTCAGACTTTTGCCGGAAAATGATTTTCTGCCTGATCTGGATGAGCTGCGCTCGCTCGTTACAGACAAGACCAAGCTGATCTGTATCAACAATCCGAACAATCCATCCGGAGCTTTGATGGGTGAAGGGTTGCTGCGAGAAATCGTAGAGATTGCCCGCTCCGTTGATGCCTACCTGTTGTGTGACGAGGTATATCGAAATTTGCACCAAGACCCGGAGGTTGTGGTACCATCCATCGTTGACCTGTACGAAAAAGGGATTGCGACAAGCAGCATGTCCAAAGTGTTTTCGTTGGCGGGCTTGCGTCTGGGATGGATTGCAGCACCTCAGGATGTGATCAAAAGCTGCTTTACGCACCGCGATTATACGACCATCAGCTGCGGGATGCTGGATGACATGCTGGCTGTCCATGCACTGAAAAACCGTGACAAGATTATGGAGCGCAGCCTGAAGATCGTGCGCGACAACCTGCAGATTCTCGATGAGTGGGTGGCGAAGGAGCCGTTGGTCTCTTACGTAAAGCCGCAGGCAGGAACAACCGCAATGCTCAAGTACGAGCTGGATATCCCTTCGGAAACGTTTTGCATTGACCTGTTTAAAACGACAGGGGCGTTTTTGACACCAGGCAGTTGCTTTGACATGGAAGGGTGGGTACGAATCGGGTACGCCTGCTCGACGGAAGTGCTTAAAGTAGGTCTGGCAAAAGTATCGGAGTTTTTGGAGTCACGGAAATAA
- a CDS encoding amino acid ABC transporter permease has translation MIIDIFLSSYPLFLKATWLTVQLTAVALILGCGVGLVIAFFRISDSKVLNYIAHTYITVIRGTPLIVQICILYFGLANMVTLSQFWAGAIALAVHNGAYIAEIFRGSIQSIDRGQMEASRSLGMSYPLAMRRIILPQAFRRAIPSLGNQFIIGLKDSSLVAYVGMQDLWGTGLGEAASNYKQLETYMVVGLYYLVLIMIFSYFVNKLEARLAKGKAPTKQTKDNTSVAA, from the coding sequence GTGATTATTGATATTTTTCTATCCAGTTATCCCCTTTTTCTAAAAGCGACATGGCTCACGGTTCAGTTGACGGCAGTTGCCCTGATCCTCGGTTGTGGGGTAGGTCTTGTCATTGCCTTTTTCCGAATATCCGATTCCAAAGTGTTGAACTACATCGCACACACCTACATTACCGTCATTCGTGGAACGCCTTTGATTGTGCAAATCTGTATTCTGTACTTCGGCTTGGCGAATATGGTGACATTGTCCCAGTTTTGGGCAGGGGCCATCGCGCTTGCGGTTCATAATGGTGCGTATATTGCAGAAATCTTCCGAGGCTCCATCCAGTCAATCGATCGCGGGCAGATGGAGGCTTCCCGATCACTCGGAATGTCGTATCCGTTGGCGATGCGCAGAATCATTTTGCCGCAGGCGTTCCGTCGGGCGATCCCATCGCTTGGCAACCAGTTCATTATCGGGTTGAAGGATTCGTCGTTGGTCGCCTACGTAGGGATGCAGGATTTATGGGGAACGGGCCTCGGTGAAGCAGCTTCCAACTACAAGCAGTTGGAGACGTATATGGTCGTCGGGTTGTACTATCTCGTGCTGATCATGATCTTCTCGTATTTCGTGAACAAGCTGGAAGCAAGACTTGCCAAAGGAAAAGCCCCCACTAAACAAACGAAAGATAACACGAGTGTTGCAGCGTAA
- a CDS encoding ArsA family ATPase codes for MRIVIYTGKGGVGKTSVAAATAVKLAKQGKRTLVLSTDAAHSLADSLGTVIGPDPVPISENLWGQEVNSLRETERNWGAVQGWLTTLLDKAQLTDITTEEMLVFPGMEEMFSLLQIKEHAMSGKFDVLVVDCAPTGETLRLLSYPNVLNWWLEKIFPTERKLIKLVRPVAKIVNKVELPSDDVLDSVEQLARGLEEMQHIVLDPEITSVRIVVNPEKMVLAEAKRSFTYLNLFGFNTDAIIVNRVLPDEAGEGFFAHWRELQRKYENEIVENFQPLPILKAPMMPKEVIGLPVLEELADIVFGTEDPSARLYQGRTELIREVDGELHLELMIPFVDKAALDLTQTGDELTVNAGAYKRKVILPRVLMGRRVTGAKYAEDRLIIRFSAREGAAQH; via the coding sequence ATGAGAATCGTCATTTACACCGGTAAAGGTGGGGTTGGGAAGACGAGTGTTGCAGCAGCAACGGCTGTGAAGCTGGCAAAGCAGGGAAAGAGGACACTCGTACTCAGTACGGATGCCGCACACAGTTTGGCAGATTCATTGGGGACTGTGATCGGTCCAGATCCCGTACCAATCAGTGAAAATTTATGGGGCCAGGAAGTAAACAGCTTGCGGGAAACCGAGCGCAACTGGGGAGCCGTTCAGGGATGGCTGACAACACTGCTCGACAAAGCACAGCTGACTGATATTACAACGGAAGAGATGCTCGTTTTTCCTGGCATGGAGGAAATGTTCAGTTTACTACAGATCAAGGAACACGCTATGAGCGGGAAGTTCGACGTCCTGGTAGTGGATTGTGCCCCAACCGGGGAAACACTGCGCCTGCTTAGTTATCCGAATGTATTGAATTGGTGGCTGGAGAAAATTTTTCCGACCGAGCGCAAGCTAATCAAACTGGTTCGCCCAGTGGCCAAGATCGTCAACAAAGTAGAGCTTCCTTCTGATGATGTACTAGACAGTGTCGAGCAGCTCGCTCGAGGGCTGGAGGAAATGCAACACATTGTTTTGGACCCGGAGATTACATCAGTGAGGATCGTAGTAAACCCGGAGAAAATGGTGCTTGCGGAAGCAAAGCGATCGTTCACGTACTTGAATCTGTTCGGGTTCAATACGGATGCCATCATCGTGAATCGGGTGCTTCCGGACGAAGCAGGAGAAGGCTTTTTTGCCCACTGGCGAGAACTGCAACGAAAGTATGAGAACGAAATCGTGGAAAACTTTCAGCCGCTGCCGATTTTGAAAGCACCGATGATGCCAAAAGAAGTGATTGGGCTTCCTGTTTTAGAAGAATTGGCAGATATCGTTTTTGGAACAGAAGACCCATCGGCCAGGCTTTATCAGGGCAGAACGGAACTGATTCGAGAAGTGGACGGCGAGCTGCATTTGGAGCTGATGATTCCTTTTGTGGATAAAGCAGCCTTGGATTTAACGCAAACAGGGGATGAATTGACCGTAAATGCAGGTGCCTACAAACGAAAAGTCATCTTGCCACGCGTATTAATGGGACGACGGGTTACAGGAGCGAAATATGCGGAAGATCGGCTGATCATTCGTTTTAGCGCAAGGGAAGGGGCTGCTCAGCATTGA
- a CDS encoding ABC transporter substrate-binding protein, translating to MKKRAKWSGILLSTVLVGSLLLSACGSQESAPAAGGQASGDGGKKDFTYAMSGVYKPFSFKENGQLTGFDVEIGQALAEKMGMNAVPITNPFETIIPGLDAKKYDAVIGSLTVTPERQKAVLFTNPYYRSGSQIFVQEGNTAIKSKEDLKGKKIGVVKASNYLDWAKKLTDEDKITQYDSDITALLDLPTGRLDAVITDQVVGLRFIKEGGGKVIDVGEPLSFDEQAIAVRLGDQEAVERINKALDEIVKDGTYEKISQKWFGRNILQKQ from the coding sequence ATGAAAAAACGTGCAAAATGGTCTGGAATTTTGTTGTCCACTGTTCTGGTAGGCTCGTTGTTGCTCTCGGCTTGTGGATCACAGGAAAGTGCGCCAGCAGCAGGTGGACAAGCTTCTGGAGACGGGGGAAAGAAAGATTTTACGTACGCCATGAGTGGCGTATACAAGCCGTTTAGTTTCAAGGAAAACGGGCAATTGACCGGCTTTGACGTAGAGATCGGACAAGCGCTGGCAGAAAAAATGGGCATGAATGCAGTGCCGATCACCAATCCATTCGAAACGATCATCCCCGGTCTGGACGCGAAAAAATACGACGCTGTCATCGGGAGCTTGACCGTCACACCTGAACGCCAAAAAGCTGTTCTGTTCACGAATCCATACTACCGTTCCGGTTCGCAAATTTTCGTGCAAGAAGGCAATACAGCGATCAAGAGCAAAGAGGATTTGAAAGGCAAAAAGATCGGTGTCGTGAAAGCATCCAACTACTTGGATTGGGCGAAAAAGCTGACCGATGAAGACAAAATTACTCAGTATGATAGCGATATCACCGCTTTGCTGGACTTGCCGACAGGACGTCTCGATGCTGTGATTACCGACCAGGTAGTAGGCTTGCGTTTCATTAAAGAAGGCGGCGGAAAAGTGATTGATGTAGGTGAACCACTCAGCTTTGACGAGCAAGCGATTGCTGTGCGCTTGGGTGACCAGGAGGCAGTGGAGCGGATCAACAAGGCATTGGATGAGATCGTCAAAGACGGTACCTATGAAAAGATCAGCCAAAAATGGTTTGGTCGCAATATCTTGCAAAAACAGTGA
- a CDS encoding amino acid ABC transporter ATP-binding protein: protein MIEVKQLVKSFGPLTVLKGVTLTVEEKEVVVLLGASGSGKSTLLRCLNFLEFYDSGEIRIGGQQIDPHKTNLNQFRAEVGMVFQHFNLFPHKTVLENVIEAPVHVKGMNPTEAKQLAYELLKKVNMQDKADVYPDMLSGGQKQRVAIARALAMKPKIMLFDEPTSALDPELVGEVLQVMKQLAKEGMTMIVVTHEMGFAREVADRAVFMHDGQILEQGPPREFFENPQHDRTKQFLGSIR, encoded by the coding sequence ATGATTGAGGTTAAGCAGCTTGTCAAATCTTTTGGCCCGTTAACCGTGTTGAAGGGCGTTACGCTCACGGTGGAAGAAAAGGAAGTTGTCGTCTTGCTTGGGGCCAGTGGTTCAGGCAAAAGTACTTTACTCCGATGTTTGAATTTTCTGGAATTTTATGACAGCGGAGAGATTCGAATCGGTGGTCAGCAGATTGATCCACACAAGACGAATCTGAATCAGTTCCGAGCCGAGGTCGGCATGGTTTTTCAGCACTTCAATCTGTTTCCGCACAAGACCGTGTTAGAAAACGTGATCGAGGCACCTGTTCACGTCAAAGGGATGAATCCAACAGAGGCCAAACAATTAGCGTATGAGCTCCTGAAAAAAGTAAATATGCAGGACAAAGCCGATGTCTACCCGGACATGCTCTCCGGTGGACAAAAGCAGCGGGTTGCCATCGCACGGGCACTAGCGATGAAGCCGAAGATCATGCTGTTTGATGAGCCTACCTCTGCACTCGATCCCGAGCTCGTCGGTGAAGTGTTACAGGTCATGAAGCAGCTCGCCAAAGAAGGAATGACGATGATCGTCGTGACGCATGAAATGGGCTTCGCTCGTGAAGTAGCAGATCGGGCGGTGTTCATGCACGATGGGCAAATCCTCGAGCAAGGACCGCCGAGAGAATTCTTTGAAAATCCGCAGCATGATCGTACCAAGCAATTTTTAGGCAGCATCCGTTAA
- a CDS encoding ROK family protein produces the protein MQAPKKTGNSKLVKKLNKEEVLQQVVLHGQISRADISKQTQLSRPCVSALVDEMIQEGLLQEVGMGDSKGGRKPILLEYNYQAYAIAGAIFEGSTLEMAIADMKGEFLARYRKRLAQPANGETVIEDLAAGLDRLLCESGIPRERLLGMGVGLQGVTQRGSGTVSFSPSTGWMGSPIQQTIEARLGLPVIIDNDVNMMTLGEYVRGAGVGHTNVVYMYVGTGIGAGIILDGQFYRGSREAAGEIGFMMIGPVHNRPNGASGVFETHYSIPGIQEQAKGFLSDLQEGSSVIEELIRHAKQNAQAKELLADVYRHWAYGMANIISILNPEILILSGEMVHVDGEGVKQIHEWLREWVPEVPNLEKASLGERAGLIGAVHSVLEAFPFTRLLDKE, from the coding sequence GTGCAAGCTCCCAAAAAAACAGGTAATAGCAAACTCGTGAAAAAACTGAATAAAGAAGAAGTATTACAGCAGGTCGTCTTGCACGGGCAGATTTCCCGTGCGGATATCTCCAAACAGACCCAGCTGAGCCGTCCATGTGTTTCCGCCCTTGTAGATGAAATGATCCAGGAAGGACTCCTGCAAGAAGTAGGAATGGGCGATTCCAAAGGCGGCCGCAAGCCGATTTTGTTGGAGTACAACTACCAGGCGTACGCCATTGCCGGGGCAATTTTTGAAGGCTCTACCCTGGAGATGGCTATCGCAGATATGAAAGGCGAGTTCTTGGCTCGCTATCGCAAACGGCTGGCACAACCAGCGAATGGCGAAACTGTCATCGAAGATTTGGCAGCCGGACTGGATCGCTTGTTGTGTGAAAGCGGCATCCCGCGAGAGCGCCTGCTCGGAATGGGCGTCGGTTTACAAGGCGTCACACAGCGTGGCAGTGGAACCGTTAGCTTTTCACCCAGCACGGGGTGGATGGGTTCACCGATTCAACAGACCATCGAAGCGCGACTCGGACTGCCCGTCATTATCGACAATGACGTGAATATGATGACACTGGGCGAGTACGTCCGTGGAGCAGGGGTCGGCCATACCAACGTCGTCTACATGTATGTAGGAACGGGGATTGGGGCCGGGATTATTTTGGATGGGCAGTTTTATCGGGGGAGTCGTGAGGCAGCAGGAGAAATCGGCTTCATGATGATCGGCCCGGTACATAATCGCCCGAATGGCGCGTCAGGCGTGTTTGAGACGCATTATTCGATTCCGGGCATCCAAGAGCAGGCAAAGGGATTTCTCTCTGACCTTCAGGAAGGGTCGAGTGTCATAGAAGAGCTGATCCGGCACGCCAAACAAAATGCACAAGCAAAGGAGCTTCTTGCGGATGTGTATCGACATTGGGCGTACGGAATGGCGAACATCATCAGTATTTTGAACCCGGAAATATTGATCCTGAGCGGGGAGATGGTCCACGTCGATGGTGAAGGGGTGAAGCAAATTCACGAATGGCTGAGAGAATGGGTGCCTGAGGTGCCTAATCTTGAAAAAGCAAGTCTGGGGGAGCGCGCTGGTTTGATTGGTGCTGTCCACAGCGTTTTGGAAGCGTTTCCTTTCACACGACTGCTTGACAAAGAGTGA
- a CDS encoding ornithine cyclodeaminase family protein: MFPFRVINQETTEDVLDMASVIEVVEQAYQMKSSQQATLFPLIFHEFVEGKADMDIKSGHLPQADIFGLKLVSWFGDNDKKGLPQLVGTVMVLDSQTGVPQGILSGEHITCMRTGAAGGIGAKYLARPESENLLIVGTGHQAPFQIMATLMTMTEIKRVYICNPRSPEKAQSFAANIKESLLTRFVSKYAEELYERFASRCDVQFIAVDNLEEATRQADIIITATSSREPMIQAEWVKPGTHITCIGADMEGKQEIDERLFAKARVFVDDVGQAVRLGETKVAVKKGLITEGDIAAEIGNVISGNAQGRQHVEEITIFDSTGIAFQDLLTAAHILKVADKRGVGTIVDL, encoded by the coding sequence ATGTTTCCATTTCGCGTCATCAATCAGGAAACCACGGAAGATGTGCTGGATATGGCCAGCGTGATTGAAGTGGTCGAGCAAGCCTATCAAATGAAATCGAGTCAGCAGGCGACGTTGTTTCCGCTCATTTTTCATGAGTTCGTAGAGGGGAAAGCCGACATGGATATCAAATCCGGTCATTTGCCCCAAGCCGATATATTTGGACTCAAGCTCGTCTCGTGGTTCGGTGACAATGACAAGAAAGGCCTGCCACAATTAGTGGGTACGGTGATGGTATTGGATAGCCAAACTGGCGTACCGCAGGGGATTTTGAGTGGAGAGCACATCACTTGTATGCGTACAGGAGCTGCCGGTGGAATCGGGGCAAAGTATTTGGCACGTCCCGAATCAGAGAACCTGCTGATTGTCGGGACGGGACATCAGGCTCCTTTTCAAATCATGGCGACACTGATGACGATGACAGAGATCAAGCGGGTGTACATCTGCAATCCGCGATCACCAGAAAAGGCGCAAAGCTTTGCCGCCAACATCAAAGAAAGCTTATTGACCAGATTCGTCTCCAAATATGCAGAAGAATTGTACGAGCGGTTTGCCAGCCGTTGTGACGTGCAGTTTATTGCAGTGGACAACCTCGAAGAAGCGACTAGACAAGCAGATATTATCATCACCGCAACCTCTTCACGTGAACCGATGATCCAAGCGGAGTGGGTGAAGCCGGGGACGCATATTACCTGCATAGGGGCAGACATGGAAGGAAAACAGGAAATCGATGAACGGCTTTTTGCAAAAGCGCGCGTCTTCGTTGATGATGTAGGACAGGCTGTACGCCTGGGAGAGACGAAGGTAGCTGTAAAAAAGGGTCTGATAACAGAAGGCGATATCGCAGCAGAGATCGGCAATGTCATCTCCGGTAATGCCCAAGGACGACAACATGTAGAAGAAATCACGATTTTTGATAGCACCGGGATCGCGTTCCAAGATTTACTTACAGCTGCACACATTTTGAAAGTGGCGGATAAACGCGGTGTAGGTACGATAGTTGATCTGTAA
- a CDS encoding metallophosphoesterase gives MIRITKIGEEPVEQVPYLAAGANGKGVVPSMLPIFFGEMANIPEAYEAIIITSDLQGVIESWQGQQQVLLGEALPEIVSLLLQIEKSSISRERVLVLLCGDLYADPWKRGSSGDPSSVWQAFQREFGEVVGVVGNHDWFDSGSFAQLQRMADITVINDPEMVQVSQLRIAGLGGIVGRADKPNRRERKEFLNGMRELLRKQPDILLLHQGPDEPSFDLQGLPEIRECLQQYPPVLVCCGHVHWERSWIELAQGTQVLNADGKLFVFTKKSG, from the coding sequence GTGATTCGGATTACCAAAATCGGAGAAGAACCCGTCGAGCAGGTTCCCTATCTAGCAGCAGGCGCGAATGGCAAAGGTGTTGTTCCGAGCATGTTGCCTATCTTTTTTGGGGAAATGGCGAATATTCCTGAAGCTTATGAGGCGATCATCATTACTTCCGATCTGCAAGGGGTGATAGAGTCTTGGCAAGGGCAGCAGCAGGTACTGCTTGGCGAAGCGTTGCCAGAGATAGTATCACTGTTACTCCAGATCGAAAAGTCATCCATTTCAAGGGAACGCGTTCTGGTCTTGCTATGCGGAGACTTGTATGCCGATCCTTGGAAACGGGGAAGTAGCGGGGACCCTTCCTCCGTATGGCAGGCCTTTCAACGCGAGTTTGGAGAGGTGGTCGGGGTTGTTGGCAATCACGATTGGTTTGACTCTGGTTCCTTCGCACAGCTTCAACGCATGGCAGACATCACCGTAATCAATGATCCTGAAATGGTGCAAGTCAGCCAGCTCCGTATTGCGGGCCTGGGTGGAATCGTAGGTCGTGCGGATAAACCGAATCGGAGGGAAAGGAAGGAGTTCCTGAATGGAATGCGGGAACTGCTTCGGAAGCAGCCTGACATTTTGTTACTTCATCAAGGTCCGGATGAGCCTTCATTCGATCTGCAAGGCTTGCCTGAAATTCGTGAGTGCTTGCAGCAGTATCCTCCAGTACTCGTCTGCTGTGGGCATGTTCACTGGGAGCGGTCTTGGATCGAGCTTGCCCAAGGGACACAAGTGTTAAACGCGGATGGGAAGCTATTTGTCTTTACGAAAAAAAGTGGTTGA
- a CDS encoding DUF6463 family protein: MVSGIKRQMGFTLIITGLLHTVVGFFLYAEPLQQIVVNGFWNAVGKEEGAAFWFLMFGFLLMLLGYMADWLMKKKGMETPAAFGWTLLGICVVGVIAMPTSGFWLGIPQAGILLRK; this comes from the coding sequence ATGGTAAGTGGGATCAAGCGCCAAATGGGTTTCACTCTAATCATTACAGGACTGCTGCATACGGTTGTTGGTTTCTTTTTATACGCGGAGCCGCTTCAGCAGATCGTCGTAAACGGCTTTTGGAATGCGGTAGGGAAAGAAGAGGGTGCTGCTTTCTGGTTTCTGATGTTTGGCTTTTTGTTGATGTTGCTCGGATATATGGCGGATTGGCTGATGAAAAAGAAGGGAATGGAGACGCCAGCTGCCTTTGGGTGGACGTTACTCGGGATATGTGTGGTCGGGGTAATTGCCATGCCTACCTCTGGCTTCTGGCTTGGTATACCACAGGCTGGCATCCTGCTGCGCAAGTGA